The window TCCGATTAGAAATGCGTAGACTACAGTTATAGCCCCCGCCTCAGTAGGCGTCATTATACCTAACCTGATTCCCCCTACTATAATAACAGGGGTAAACAATGCGAGGACAGCATATTTAAATGTACGCGCTACTTCTCCAATTGAGAAATTCTCATGCTCTTTAGGTAAGTCATTTTTACGAGCAATGACAAAATTAAAAATAAAAAGTAGAACTGCCATAAGAATTCCGGGTAAGATACCTGCCATAAAAAGTTTACCTATGGACACCTCCGCCATGAATCCATACATAATGAGCGCGATACTCGGGGGGATGATCGGAGCTATCAGTGAAGCTGAGGCTGTCAGGCCAGCAGCTAGCCCCCTGCTATATCCCTTTTCTTCCATTGGGGTAACTAATAATTTCGATAATACTGCGGAGTCTGCATTAGAAGAACCCGACATTCCAGCCATAAAGGTATTCACTAGAATATTAACATATCCAATACCGCCCTTAATGTGGCCAATAGAAGCAGAAGATAGATTAATAAGCCTTCTTGAAATGTCACTGACATTCATAAGGTAACCTGTCAATACGAAAAATGGGATTGCTAAAAGTGGAAAAGATTGAGTGCCTGAAATAATTCGCTGAATGAACACCTCTATCGTTACGGAAGGTTCCACTATAAAAAATAATAGAGTAGCAATCATAATAGAGAATACAACTGGTACTCCTATAAGCATCAAACCTAACATTAAGAAGATAATAAAAATTGTCATATTCTATTCACCACTTATCTCTTTAATCGTTATTACTAAATGGTTAATGAGGTGTATCCCCATAAGTCCAAATCCTATGGGAAAAGCTAGGTAGACCAGAGCTTTCGGTATATTGGAAGCTCCTAACGTTTCACCTATTACGTCATATGTAAATATAAATCCGTAAAAACACATGAAAGCCGACAAAGTTATCAACATTATGCCTATTAAAATGGAGAGAAATCTTGTACCTTTTTTTGGTAAGATAGCTTCTAATAGATCGATCTTAATATGACCTTTATTTTTCATAGCAACACTAGATCCTATAAAGATAATCCAGGCAAATAACAAAATAGATAATTCAACAGATCCTGGAATTGAGTAATCAAAAATATATCGTAAAACCACATTAATGAACGTTAAAATTACTAATATAACCATAATTACATTAACAAGAGCCTCTTCCAGCCTTGACATGATCTTTAAGAACACCGTGTTTCCCCCCTTGGATAAAAATAGAGTAAGACAATTTGTCCTACTCTATGTAATGTAAAATCAATTATTAATTATCTCCTTAACTCTTTCATATGTGCCGTCAGACCAACTATCAGACAAGATGTCATACACACTTGAAGTTGCTTCTTTAAAAGCGTCGACATCAGGTTGTGTAATGGTAACGCCCTCATCTTTAAGTTTTTGCTCATACTCCTTTTCCTGCTCAATGGTTGCTTGTGTCGCTAGCTCCCCGGCAGCCTTGGCTTCCTCTAATAAAATCTGTTGATTTTCTTCAGACAATCCTGAGAATACCTTCTCACTCATTAACCAACCGTTAACTTGTTTAAAGTGACCTGTTAAGGATATATGATCCGCTACTTCGTGAATTTTACTGGAGTATAGCGTTTCCAATGGAGCTTCAGCACCGACGATAATCCCTTGCTCTAGCCCCGGGTAAACTTCCGCCCATTCAAGAGACGTTGGATTTGCGCCCATAGCTTTAATCGTTTCTTGCCACATTGGGAGTGGAGAAGATCGAACTTTTGCACCTTTTAAATCTTCAGGTGTTTCTACTACACGATCAGAAATGACATGCCTTCCACCAAAATACCAATTAAAAGCTAATACGCGTAAACCATTTTCTTCTAGTAGTGCCTCTTGTTCTTTCATAAAATCAGAGTCAATTACTTTTTGGAGCTGGTTCCAATCCTCTACTAGGAAAGGACCGCCCAGCACGGATAAATCTGGAGCCATATCTTGCAAACCTGATGGATTATTGTAAGCGATAACCGGTGTTCCTAATTTGGCTTGTTCCAATACATCCGCATCACTGCCCAATGTAGAATTTGGAAACAGTTCTATTTCAATCGTTCCATTTGTCCGTTCTGCTACATTTTTAGCAAACTGCTTAACGGATTCATGAGTAGGTGAACCTTCAGCCATAACATATCCCATGCGCAATGTTACTTTTTCATCTGTTCCTTCAGAAGATTCTACATTCGAATCACTACAACCAGCCATTACTAGAACCAACAGTGTCAATAGCATTGCAAATTGCAAGTAAATTTTCCTCATATGATCCTCCTTATATTAAAACTGTCTATTCGATATCTTTTTGCATTCCTTTAATACCATAAATTTGAACCGCATTCAGTATGACTGCAAATACAATAATAGAGCCTTTAACAACCAACTGAAGATAGGGAGATACCCCTAGAAGAACCATGCCATTGCTTAAGACAGCAATAAATAAAGCACCTAAAAATGTTCCGATGATGGAGCCTCTTCCTCCAGCCAAACTAGTCCCACCAACAATGACAGCCGCAATTACATCTAATTCCCAACCATTCGCTACTGTCGGATTCCCTGACATTAATCTGGACGACAAAATAATTCCAGCTAGTGCAGCCAACATTCCCGTAATAACAAACACTGCCGTTTTAACTTTTGCTACCGGTACTCCAGATAATTGCGCTGCTTTAATATTGCTTCCCACTGCGTAAACATTACGTCCAAACGGAGTTTTCACTAATACATAATAAAAGATGATGTAAAGGAAAATCATTAATATTACAACAAAGGGAATAGGCCCTATAAATCCACTACCCAGGAAGGAAAATCCCTCTGGAAATGGAGATAATGGAAAGCCACCGGTAATTAAATAGGCAATTCCCCGCCATACAGATAACCATCCAAGACTTGTAATAAATGTTGGAATTCCATATCGATTTCGTAAGAATCCGATGCTATATCCACTGACACCACCTAATAAAATAGTCAGTATCATCGCGATCCATATATTAAAATTCATAGAAATTGCCAAGAATCCGAGGACTGCACTACTCGCTGCAACTAAGGACCCTACAGACAGATCGATTTCCGCAGTAATAATAACCATCGTCATTCCAATTGCTATTATTGAAATCATCGACATCTGTCTTAAAACATCAATAAAATTGCTTGTTGTCAAAAAGTTAGGAGCAATTACGCTGAATACAATTATTAGAAGTAGTAATACACCTAACAATCCAAGAATATTTTGATACGTTTTCCAATAATCTTTAATCGAAAATTTTCTCAATTTATTACTTTCCTGCAAGCCTTGTTGCAACATCTATTTCCCTCCCAAAATTGCCTTTGTCAAATCATTAACCGAAACATTCTCATTTTTCATTTCACGTTGGATTGTGCCATTTTCCATAATAAGGATTCGATCTGTAATTTGCACTAATTCGTCTAAATCCGAGGAAGCTATTATAATAGCGATCCCTTTTTGAGTTATTTCATTTAACAAGCTATATATTTGTCCTTTTGCACCTACATCAATTCCCCTTGTAGGCTCATCAAGCAATAGAACTTTTAAATTATTAAGGGCCAGCCATCTTCCTAAGATTGCTTTTTGTTGATTACCACCACTTAAAAATTCAATATTTCGATTAGGGAGATTTGGATAAAGTCCCGTCTGAGTTATTGCAGTTTGGGATGCCTTTTCTTCTTTTTGATTAGAGATAAATCCTCTCGTCGTGATTTGATTCATGATTGAAACAACAATATTTTCTTTTATACTTCTTCCTGGAAGTATCCCTTCTGTTTTCCTGTCTTCTGAAACAAAACCGATTCCCTTGCGGATCATTTTTTTTCTTATCGGATTTTTAAATTCGGTATTTTCAATTTTAATAACACCTGCCTCAATTTTTTCGTAGCCAAAGATAGATTTGAAAATTTCAGTTCGGCCGGACCCCATTTGACCAGCCAGCCCTAAAATTTCACCAGGTCTGACATAAAGGCTTATATTATTAAGATCTTTTGTTTTCAAGTTTAATAACTCAAGAACTTTTTTATCGCTTTGTATATTCTTCTTTACTTTTTCAGCAGCTTGACCAGATTCGCCCAACATTAAATCCACCATTTCGCCCATGCTTTTGTCTTTAATAGAATGAGTACCAATATTTCTTCCATCTCTCATTATCGTCACTTTATCACAAATTTCAGTTAATTCACTCAGTCTATGAGTTATATAAATGATCCCAACCCTCTGGTCCTTTAAATTTTTAATAATCTTAAACAATTGTTCAATTTCTTGGGCATTGAGAGCAGAAGTTGGCTCATCTAAGATAAGTACTTTGGCCTTTAAAGAGATGGCTTTACAAATTTCAATAATTTGTTGTTCTCCAACTGGTAATTCTCTCACCAACTTTTTAACATCCAATGCGATCCCTACATTTTTCAGTACACTTTCTGCATCTCTCTTCATTTTATGCTCATCGATTATCGGAGGAAGTTTAGATAACAAAGGAATTCTGCCAGCAAAAATGTTTTCAGCAATGCTCAAATCATTAAATAGGCTAAACTCCTGATAGACTATAGAAATCCCTAAGTCTTTAGACATTTGAGTACTACTTAATTTAATCGGAGTTCCCTCAAGTATGATTTCCCCGCTGTCAGGCTCATATGCCCCGGATATCATTTTAACTAATGTTGACTTTCCAGCCCCATTAGCACCTAATAAGGCATGGACTTCTCCATGCCTTAAATTAAAATCTACAGAGTTTAGCGCATGAACATTTCCAAATACTTTATTAATTTTTTTTAATTCTAGTAGAAATTCTGACATGCAAAACTCTCCTCATTTAAATATTCGAGTATTTTTCTACATATTGTTGAACCTTTTCTTTGTCATCCTTTGTAAAAACATCCAAGTCCACAATAATTTCGCTTTCTACTTCTTCACCCTGCAATACTTGAACGGCCGCTTCTACTGACTGATAACCGATCTTTTCAGGATCTTGTGTGGAAACTGCTTGATATGGGTTCGTACTATCCAATAAAGCATTGCCTGTTTGTACATCCATATCCGTTCCGAAGAACTTAATTTTTTCTTGAAGTCCTTTAGAAATGATCCCTTGAACGACTCCCATTGTCGTTCCGCCATTTGCTGCCCACATGACATTCATATCCGGATTGGCTTGTATCATCGTTTCAGCAACGGACATTCCGTTTTCCGGCCCATTTGCATCTTGTTTGCTCACAATTTCGATTCCCGGTGCTTTTTCTACTTCTGAAAGAAAACCTCTTTCACGATCTTTACCTACTTCAAACATGGAAAGCGTAACCATCCCTAGCTTTGCTTCCCCGTTCAAGTGTTCATTTACATAGTCAACTAAAATTTTGCCTGCCTGAGCGCCCAGTTCAAAATTATCAATCCCCACAAAATACTTCATAACCTCTTCATCCACGTTTGTATTATAATTGATCACTGTTACATCTTTTTCTAAAGCACGTTTAATTGCTTGCGTAGATGAAGATGAATCAATTGCAGACATTACAATAGCATCCATCCCTTGAGATGAATAGGTGTCTATCAGGTTAGATTCTTCAGCTAAATCCAAATTAGAATTTCCAATCTTTAGATTTACGTTATAATCTTTTGCCGCCTTTTCCATTCCCAATTGAATTTGCTTAAACCATTCTACATCCGATTGCATTAGAATCCCTGCTATTTCATACTTTTTATTATCAGTGTTACTCGACTCACTATTTGTAGTATTTTCATTACATGCAGTTAGCACCAATAGACTGATTAACAAAATTACTAGAGCCGCTTTATTAAATACCTTCATAATTTTCCGCCTCCCCTTATCCGTCTTCAATTAATTTCTTCAAGCCATACAGGTCTATTTTCTTTCATTGATTGATAGGCAGCATAAACCATTTTTAATGTTAATAAATTATCATTCACACTATTTTCAGGTTCTCTATTTTCTTCGATAGCCCTCATCAATTCACCCATTGTTCCTATAAATGCGTGCGGAAACCATTTTCCTTCTAGATTTGGTTTAAACCATGTATCTTTGATTAATTTATTTGAGGTGAATTCAATCGTGTCTTCTTGTCCAAACGGATAATTATACAATGCTCCATTTTGTCCCTTAATGATGCCTTCCGTACCTTCAAATCGATATGTTGCATACCAATCGTCTTGTGTCGACCAGTTATTATGGTTATCATAGACAAGGCCCCTGGCATATCCGGGAAACTTCATATGGATAAGAGTTCTAGTTTCACCCTCCACTTGCTGATCTGGATATTTTGCGCCATCTGCATAGATATACTCGGGGGTTCCAAACAAAAACCGAATTGAATCTAAATAGTGTATACTATGGTACATAATTTCTAGATTTTTTATCTTTTTTAGAAAAGGCCAGTTTTCAAATTGCGTCAATACATTTACTTGGATTGAAGCGTTCGTTAGTTCTCCAAGAAGGCCTTTACTAATGATGTCGTGACTGGCCCTGATTGATGGTGCCCATCTCATTTGCTGATTAATCGCTATTTTCACATTATATTTTTCGCCAAGCGCTACAATTTTCTTAGCATTTTCCATGGTATCAGCAAGCGGTTTTTGACATAATATATGTTTACCTGCTTTTGCAGCTAATTCAACAACTTTTGGCTGTAAGTCAGCGGTTACAGCTATATCTACAATATCTACTTCAGGATGGTTGATTAACTCTTCCATTGTCTTACATACGTTTGGTATATTAAATTGTTGGGCGACAGATTCAGCCCGCTGGACCGTTCGATTGTATATACCAACTACCTCAAAACCTGCCAATTGATATGCGGGTAAGTGAGCATCCCGTACGATCTCTCCTGCACCAATAATTCCGATACGCAAGTTTTTATTTTTAGGAACTGCTGGCTTATAGTCCACCTCGAACATTTTCTTTTCCCTCCCCCGAATTTATTCTAAATAGAATACTTCCTTCATACTTGCCCACCATTCATTTTCCGATCGGGTCACGAGCGGCTCTTGCAAGGGCTTACAAATAGCCCACCATCTTTGAGTTGTTTCATCTTTCTCCATTTCAGCCATATCTTTTTCATAATTTTCTCCAACATATTCGTAGTAACTAAATAATGTATTATCCTTTATATGGATGGAGTAATTTTGAATATTACTTCTTTTGATACGATCGATTACCTCAGGCCATACTCGTTGATGAAGCTTTTTATATTCATCGATATGTTCATCGGTTATATGGATTACGCTGGCTACTCTTAACATCCTATTCACCTCTTTTAATTCAAAGCTGATAGAACTTGGTGGCAGTTTTATCAAAAACAGCTTGATATTCCTTATCAGTGCGTTCTGTCATTGCAATCTCTACTGAATCCAATACCTGTTTATAATCACCTGCTAAATTTAAAACAGGCCAATCGCTACCGAACATTAATCTATCCGCACCAAATAGAGTAAAAGCAATATCAATATAAGGTTGTATGTCTTCCGCATTCCAATCAGGGGAAGCAGCCGTATTTAACCCCGAAATTTTTGCATATACATTTGGATTGGAAGCGGCTTGTTTTATAAGTTCCTGCCAAGGCTCAAACTGAGCAGAAGCGATCGGCGGTTTTCCTAGATGGTCGATTACCATTCTCAAATTAGGCAATTTTTCAGAAAGTATAGGGATCAATTTGAGATGCTCCGGTAAAACAGCGACAACATCAAATGGCACGTCATTAGCTTGTAAAACATTTAAGCCTTCAATAACTTGGGGCTGGATTAGCCAATTGACATCCTTTTCATTATGGATTAGGTGACGAACCCCTTTGAAATATGGGTTTTCTAAAAACTTTTCTAAACGAATAGCCGTCTCATCCGGTTTGTCTAAAGGGACCCATCCTACAACGCCAGCCACCCAGTTGTATTTCTCAGCAATTTCCAACATATACAGTGTGTCTTCGTAGGAGTTATCTGCTTGAACAAGAATTGTTTTATCAATATGAACCTCTTTCAGTATCCCCGCTAATTCAGGTGGCTCGATACTACGAAAAATCGGTTCTTCATCTTTGGTGGGCCATATATAGGGTACACGATCAAAATTCCAAAAATGTTGATGCGCATCAATTCTCATGAACCTTGTCCTCCTTTTTCTTAGTCCATCTCATACCCACCACAAACATTTAAAGCTTGTCCATTAATGTAGGAACTTTGATCGGAACATAAAAACAGTGCTGTATCCGAGACGTCTTCTGGTGTACCTAAGCGATCTAATTTAATGGTTTGCAGAAATTTCTCCTCGGGACTCTCTCCCAGATTTCTTCTTTTTTCGTATATTTCTTCCATCATGGGAGTTAAAATAACCCCTGGACAAATTGCATTTGTTCTTATATTTTGTTTTCCAAAAGCTTCTGCCATGGATTTTGTCAAGCTAATAATACCCGCTTTACTGGCGGCATAGTGAGGGGAGTATGGCCGACCGCTCCTTCCTGCTATCGAAGAAATATTGATAATCCTTCCCTCTTTTTGCGTAAGCATTTGGGCTACAATAGCTTGGGATAACAAAAATACGCTCTTTAAATTAATGGACAACACCCTGTCCCAATCTTCCTCCGTAATATCCAGAAATGGTTTAGTTTGCATAATACCTGCGTTATTGACCAAAATGTCGATTACCTGAAACTTCTCCTTGGAGAACTCCACCAATTCCGTTAAATTTTCACTGTTTGTTAAATCAGTCACAAATGAAAATAGTTGCCCTTCCACTTGATGCTGTTCTTCTGTGACGATAGAATGGATCTCTGGATTCAAATCGACCAGCAATACATTTACCCCGTGGCTGGCCAGCTTGAGAGCAATTGACTTTCCGATTCCTTGGTAAGCCCCTGTCACAATAGCATTTTTTCCTTTTACTCCGTATGTCATATCTATCCGATCCACCTACCTTAGAATAGTTCCCATTCTTTCGATTCCAATTGTTCAATAAGATTTTGCAGAAACACAGCCCCTACAGCGCCATCAATCAACCTATGATCGAATGATGCCGATAAGCGCAAGATTGGTTTCACTTCAATTTCTCCTTGCTCATTCACGACTGGTTTAAGCTTGGAAGAGCCTACCGCTAAAATCCCTGACTCTGGAGGATTTACTAAAGCAGTAAAGTCATCTATTCCAAAAGCCCCCAAGTTTGAGATTGTAAATGACCCATTACTCATCTCATCCACCGTTAGTTTCCCTGCTTTGGCTTTGTTAACTAATCTGTCCCTTTCCTTGGCGATTTCAATTACCGATAATTGATCCGCGTTGCAAATAACGGGAACTAGCAAGCTGTCGTTCACGGCGACTGCAAGACCAACATTAATATCTTTTTTCTTTATAATCGCATGCTGTTTTTCACTATACTCATAACTGCTATTAAAAATTGGCTGCTTCGCTATTGCTAATGCCACAGCTTTGATTAAAAAATCATTGATGGATAACTTCACGCCTTTATTACCTAGTTCATTCACTTTTTTGCGTAATGTTTCCATATTGGTCACGTTCATATCCCGGTTCAATTGGAATTGAGGGACGTTCATAAAGCTATCGGTCATCCGCGTGGCGATAACTTGACGTATACCGCTGACCGGTTCTTTTTGTGTATCATTGCCAACCTGTTCCACTGTCTCTCTTGATTTTGTTATGTTGGTTTTCCTTGCATCAAGCGCTTTGTAGACGTCCGTTAAAACAATTCTTCCAAGTGGACCGCTTCCAACAAGTTCATGAGCCAAAAGATCATTTTCTTTTAGCAACCTTCTAGCCGCCGGAGATATGCGGATTCGATCAGATTGGTTTGTATGCACTGCTGTTGCTTTCTGAGGACTAGGTTTTTTTACTTTTTCAACTTCCGTTGGTTGAATTGACATGGATTCTTTTTGTCCATTACCTTCTTTACTACTTACTTCCGAAACCCCAATGCTTCCCAATATCTCCCCAACCTGAACTAATTCTCCCTCCTCATACAAGATTTCTGTCAAGACTCCTGTATGAGGTGCCTCCACTTCCAAAATGGATTTATCTGTTTGTACTTCCACGATCGGCTCTTCTTCATTAACCGTATCACCAACTTGTTTAAGCCAAGTGACAATTGTTGCTTCATCCATGGTTAATCCCATTTTAGGTAAAATAATGTCAGCCGCCATTCTACTCACCCCTACTCAACCGTTAATTTCCAATCCTTGAACCGCTAAAGCCGCTTCCCCTAAAATTTCACTTATGCTTGGATGCGGATGAATCGCTGTACTCATTTCCCAAGACGTAGTTTCCAGGAGCATTCCTAACGATAATTCTCCAATTAATTCAGTAGCTTTTTCTCCGATTAGATGGACTCCGACCACTTGGTCTGTCTTTATATCCGTTATTACTTTGGCGAACCCTTGGTTGTTAGAACTTATTAAAGCTTTTCCATTACCTGTGTAGTGGAACTTACCAACTTGAAATTTCCTCCCGCTTCTTATACATTCGGATTCAGTTAAACCAATACTTGCTATTTCGGGATTTGTATATATACATTTTGGAATATACTGTTCATTTACTGGCTCAACATAGTCACCTAGAATGCTATCGATTGCAATCGTGCCTTGATGTGCTGCCAGGTGAGCCAACTGATAGGAACCAGTGATATCTCCAACAGCGTATAATCCCTTAAGAGATGTCTCCATAAACTCATTCGTTTTCACAAAGTGATTTTCAGTTTCCATATCGAAATTTAGTTGAAGATCGGCAAATGTAGTCTTCCTGCCAGTAGCTACAAGTAAAATGTCTGAAGGAATAGCGGTTGTTAAACTCGTTTCATTATTTTGTAATGTAATTTCTAAGTGATCATTATTATCTTGAATCTCTTCTAAAATCACTTCATGTCCCAAGTAAAGATTGACACCTTTTTTTCTCAAGCTCTTTTCGAGTTCATTGCATATCTCTTCATCATTAGTCGGTATCAAATGCTTTTCTTTCTCAATGATAGTTACTGCGCATCCCATTTCACTGAAAAATGTAGCATACTCCACTCCAATAACGCCTCCGCCCATAATTGAAATAGAATTAGGAAGATAATCTAAATCCAATAAAGTGTCGCTTGTAACGATTTTCTCACTGTGTTCATCAACATTCTTTGGAACAAGGGGGACGGTTCCTGTGGCCAAAATGACATGTTTTCCTTCAAATTCTTCAATTTCGTTTGTTAATCTTCTTACTTTAA is drawn from Sporosarcina sp. FSL W7-1349 and contains these coding sequences:
- the lpdA gene encoding dihydrolipoyl dehydrogenase; translation: MFDVVVIGGGIGGYTAAIRGAKKGLKVLLIEKEKLGGTCLHKGCIPTKIMLELSKKVQALKHSHEWGIKSVDENNVEKVDYPKFLEKREGIIDQLFSGLRFLMKKNKITVVEGQAEAILKMAETFLIKVRRLTNEIEEFEGKHVILATGTVPLVPKNVDEHSEKIVTSDTLLDLDYLPNSISIMGGGVIGVEYATFFSEMGCAVTIIEKEKHLIPTNDEEICNELEKSLRKKGVNLYLGHEVILEEIQDNNDHLEITLQNNETSLTTAIPSDILLVATGRKTTFADLQLNFDMETENHFVKTNEFMETSLKGLYAVGDITGSYQLAHLAAHQGTIAIDSILGDYVEPVNEQYIPKCIYTNPEIASIGLTESECIRSGRKFQVGKFHYTGNGKALISSNNQGFAKVITDIKTDQVVGVHLIGEKATELIGELSLGMLLETTSWEMSTAIHPHPSISEILGEAALAVQGLEING